In a single window of the Mustelus asterias chromosome 3, sMusAst1.hap1.1, whole genome shotgun sequence genome:
- the srprb gene encoding signal recognition particle receptor subunit beta, which produces MAAATLQLYLESIRRELELQDPSVLGVVVALVAVLVTIVLFVLLRSRKSSRRAVLLTGLCDSGKTVLCCRLLSGKFKVTHTSITSNSALYRVRNDKGPAVALYDLPGHESLRLQYLEKHKDDARGIVFVVDSVSFQKEVKDVAEFLYMLLTDAVIVKNAPPLLIACNKQDVTMAKSAKLIQQQLEKELNTLRMIRSGAPKALDGSGTGSVVPLGKKGKEFDFSQAPMKIEFVECSARGSKGDKGEADLGTVEAWLIKVA; this is translated from the exons ATGGCGGCGGCCACTTTGCAGCTTTATCTGGAGTCCATCCGCCGGGAGCTGGAGCTTCAGGATCCGAGTGTGCTCGGGGTAGTCGTAGCGCTGGTTGCGGTGCTGGTCACCATCG TTCTTTTTGTCCTGTTGAGGAGCAGAAAAAGCAGTCGCCGAGCAGTGCTtttgactggtttgtgtgattctGGGAAGACTGTCCTGTGCTGTAGG TTATTGTCCGGGAAGTTTAAGGTGACACACACGTCCATTACCAGTAACTCTGCACTGTACAGGGTTAGAAATGACAAG GGCCCTGCCGTTGCTTTGTATGACCTCCCTGGGCATGAGAGTCTGCGTCTTCAGTATCTGGAGAAACACAAGGACGATGCCAG AGGTATTGTTTTTGTAGTGGACAGTGTGTCATTTCAAAAAGAAGTGAAGGATGTTGCTGAGTTCCTCTACATGTTGCTAACTGATGCTGTGATTGTGAAGAATGCGCCTCCACTCCTAATAGCCTGCAACAAGCAAG ATGTGACCATGGCCAAATCTGCAAAATTAATTCAACAGCAGTTGGAAAAGGAACT GAACACCCTGAGGATGATTCGCTCCGGTGCACCAAAGGCTCTGGATGGATCTGGCACTGGGAGTGTGGTGCCTCTGGGGAAGAAGGGAAAGGAGTTTGATTTCTCCCAGGCACCGAtgaagattgagtttgtcgagTGCAGTGCACGAGGGAGCAAAGGGGACAAAGGCGAAGCAGACCTTGGAACTGTGGAAGCGTGGCTCATCAAAGTGGCGTGA